A part of Paenibacillus donghaensis genomic DNA contains:
- a CDS encoding MFS transporter — translation MTLLFRNRGAMLLLMLNIFLAFTGIGLVVPIMPTYMNELHITGSTVGLLVAAFSLTQLLLSPIAGRLSDSLGRKKIIVAGLIVFAFSELLFGLATTTLPLFLSRMLGGAGAALIMPAVMAYVADTTSLEERAKGMGLINAAISTGFIIGPGLGGYLAEFGIRVPFFFAAGAAAAVSLVTLAILPESRSVAERQEAKSQQKNGENLWLQLLRSYREPYFFGLIIVFVLAFGLANYETVFGLFVDHKFGFSPKDIAFVITFGSIAGAVVQVSAFGWILNRFGENKVISACLLLASAFILLTLFVNSYWAIIAVTFIVFFAMDILRPAVSTQLSKMAGDAQGFVAGMNSAYTSLGNIAGPIAAGYLFDLDINFPYAAAALVLALCFLLSLSSGRRGMGQRG, via the coding sequence ATGCTGCTGCTCATGCTGAATATTTTCCTCGCTTTCACGGGGATTGGGCTGGTTGTGCCAATTATGCCCACTTATATGAACGAGCTTCACATTACGGGTAGTACGGTTGGATTACTGGTGGCGGCATTCTCGCTTACCCAACTGCTGCTGTCACCGATTGCAGGCAGATTATCAGACAGTCTGGGCCGTAAAAAGATTATTGTAGCGGGGCTGATCGTCTTCGCATTCTCAGAGCTGCTGTTCGGACTGGCAACCACAACTCTGCCGCTCTTCCTCTCCCGGATGCTGGGCGGGGCCGGGGCGGCCTTGATTATGCCTGCGGTGATGGCTTACGTGGCCGATACCACTTCACTGGAAGAACGGGCCAAGGGTATGGGACTGATCAACGCGGCGATTTCGACCGGGTTCATCATAGGACCGGGACTGGGGGGTTATTTGGCTGAATTCGGCATTCGTGTGCCGTTTTTCTTCGCAGCAGGTGCGGCGGCGGCGGTTTCCCTGGTGACCTTGGCGATTCTGCCGGAATCTCGTTCGGTGGCAGAACGCCAGGAAGCAAAATCTCAGCAGAAGAACGGTGAGAACCTATGGCTGCAGCTGTTGCGCTCCTACCGTGAGCCGTATTTCTTCGGACTGATTATTGTGTTTGTACTGGCATTTGGATTGGCTAATTACGAGACGGTGTTTGGCTTGTTCGTCGATCATAAATTTGGCTTCTCGCCTAAGGACATCGCTTTTGTCATTACCTTCGGCTCTATTGCGGGAGCTGTCGTTCAAGTCTCCGCCTTCGGCTGGATTCTGAATCGTTTCGGCGAGAATAAAGTGATCTCGGCCTGCCTGCTGCTCGCCTCTGCGTTCATTCTGCTGACATTGTTCGTGAACAGCTACTGGGCGATTATCGCTGTGACGTTTATTGTGTTTTTTGCAATGGATATCCTGCGTCCGGCGGTAAGCACGCAGCTGTCCAAAATGGCCGGGGATGCGCAGGGATTCGTCGCAGGCATGAACTCGGCCTACACCAGCCTTGGCAATATCGCCGGACCCATTGCTGCCGGGTATCTGTTCGATCTGGACATCAACTTCCCTTATGCGGCTGCGGCGCTGGTTCTGGCGTTATGCTTCTTGCTCTCGCTTAGCTCTGGAAGAAGAGGGATGGGGCAGCGGGGATAA